The following coding sequences are from one Tubulanus polymorphus chromosome 12, tnTubPoly1.2, whole genome shotgun sequence window:
- the LOC141913905 gene encoding receptor-type tyrosine-protein phosphatase kappa-like, translating into MTSLRSQKFVYTQPINYQTVTAAPGPVTSLTVSQQTNNGFRVTWSAPDTPNGIIIKYRLWNKLLRYKSCPNIAQGGVSKEVSRSPNTAVEHLFTGLKPYAEYEIMVSAETSAGGLYLNMRTVAGTTLQFAPTGKPDMADVTVETIPRSKFRTDTYIDISFKNMACENQNGPLKLLRYKLMEKDSMKLVKDGITLNKQLRIDRLVPFTEYELTYNWVNSKGSSEESPSKIFTTDEAVPGAPIPEARSAAPNSIIFAWSSPVPPLARIIKYALSCGNSTGNNSDQIQEFIREDVEPTVLAKTVTSLTQDKWYGCQVVAQGKKGWGNWSNIVYFLAQVGIPGPPASLDFSFTRDTFQTTLIWTAPNSPNGDFINYRLTCEPISTTSTTPLPDIKTVNKPKIEGSITSLDMTTSLIPFTFYSCSIFASTSKGEGSAASVGFWTTGKITIPKLVVKKASITDTTVTLQITRVTTGNITGYEVIVKKQDGPISRRRKRAVNQSQYVSYGEAKQRGLSVYITAVLPPEVPSEFIVGDTRDYSGYFNAPLKTGKSYSFILGIVENYYGEAFRHYPPIEQQEIIIVKAPSSYAGMIGGVVAAVLILLLVVVVIVIVWRRGGFKTRETSNNAEVSMDYITPSDKGVDKPLARLKGIPRQEHTAYVNSAFSRESTAYSNIYDDPNAVYDTQDGEEHHYEIASEGATLICDLLEDTLKKTADDWKNMNEEFKSVLKSRQGMSTCAEKVENLEKNRFPNILAYDSNRVVLEQIGEDPTSDYINANYIRGLTGHMIYIACQAPLPSIFNNHWRMIWKEKCAAIVVLTDLTEGQDKDKKVKCHLYWPTKLNTKGRYGDITVTVTKKTEEHTEPPAVVHFLSITKRGHKQAHNLLVFHYRGWPDHGVPFPASSVVRMQQFIQQRLTDPDQRLVLIHGSAGAGRTGCYIATEQLLEKAKKDGLINVFDMLRKLRQQRPEMIQNMKQYILVHQILLEELVLGPVAYPTTTLRESYEERKATRPVSKNVSDKIEEQFLVLKASTPIQNKESLAVAKLLNNVNKSRYKDILPEAQYQPQLSHKGFINASFVHTITDDNVYIATQSPTPDTITDFWQMIFDYNCELIVMMHQEYPQDPTYANYCPAAGSIKFSPFTVTVEELSLPCKNIIRRDLILQKQNESRRIRQIQFLGWSEDESVPDVQDLFEFVKLVTSEHVTSPIVVHCMDSTTRTGLFCAAFELITKAPSSEQIDIYHCIQKLRMTRPQFIPNLEQYKLLHELLIVCLQGFVTYVNLS; encoded by the exons ATGACGTCACTCAGAAGTCAGAAGTTTGTCTACACCCAACCTATAAATTACCAAACAGTGACTGCAG CTCCTGGACCTGTGACGTCACTTACTGTCTCCCAACAGACAAACAACGGCTTCAGAGTCACGTGGTCTGCACCTGATACACCAAatggaattatcattaaatacAGATTGTGGAACAAACTACTCAGATATAAAAGTTGTCCGAATATAGCACAGGGCGGTGTCTCTAAAGAGGTTTCACGTTCACCAAATACTGCAGTAGAACATCTATTCACTGGGTTAAAGCCTTATGCAGAATATGAAATCATGGTCTCGGCCGAAACCTCGGCTGGTGGCTTATATCTAAACATGAGGACAGTTGCCGGGACAACTCTTCAGTTTG CACCAACTGGTAAACCTGATATGGCTGATGTCACTGTTGAGACTATCCCAAGAAGCAAATTCCGGACGGACACTTATATTGATATCAGCTTCAAGAATATGGCGTGTGAAAACCAAAATGGACCTTTAAAACTATTGAGATATAAGTTAATGGAGAAAGATTCGATGAAACTCGTTAAAGATGGAATAACACTAAATAAACAGCTCAGAATAGATAGACTGGTTCCGTTTACAGAGTATGAACTGACGTATAACTGGGTGAACAGTAAAGGTTCCAGTGAAGAATCTCCaagtaaaatatttacaactgACGAAGCTG TTCCAGGCGCACCGATCCCTGAAGCTCGATCAGCTGCTCCAAACAGTATCATATTCGCGTGGAGTTCTCCTGTTCCTCCGTTAGcaagaattatcaaatatgcACTCAGTTGTGGTAATTCAACAGGAAATAATTCTGATCAAATTCAGGAATTTATAAGGGAGGATGTTGAACCTACCGTGCTTGCAAAAACAGTGACTAGTCTTACACAAGACAAATGGTATGGTTGCCAG GTTGTGGCACAAGGTAAAAAGGGTTGGGGAAATTGGAGCAACATTGTCTACTTTTTGGCCCAAGTTGGAA TACCAGGACCTCCCGCTTCTCTCGACTTCTCTTTCACAAGGGATACATTTCAAACAACATTGATATGGACAGCACCAAACAGTCCAAATGGTGACTTTATTAATTATCGG CTCACGTGTGAACCCATCAGTACAACTTCCACAACACCATTACCAGACATAAAAACGGTTAACAAACCTAAAATCGAAGGCTCTATCACAAGTTTAGACATGACGACGTCACTGATACCATTTACTTTCTACAGCTGTTCAATCTTTGCCTCCACTAGTAAGGGCGAAGGTTCGGCTGCCAGCGTAGGTTTTTGGACAACGG GTAAAATTACCATTCCTAAACTGGTTGTAAAGAAAGCATCGATAACTGACACGACTGTTACACTTCAAATAACACGTGTTACTACTGGTAACATAAC CGGTTACGAGGTGATCGTGAAGAAACAGGATGGACCAATCAGCCGTCGCCGGAAGCGTGCAGTCAACCAATCACAGTACGTCTCGTACGGAGAAGCTAAACAGCGAGGATTATCAGTTTATATTACTGCAGTTCTACCACCGGAAGTGCCCTCTGAGTTTATAGTTGGTGACACACGTGACTACAGTGGTTACTTTAATGCTCCTCTTAAAACTGGGAAATCGTACAGTTTTATTTTAGGAATCGTTGAGAATTATTACGGG gAAGCATTTCGGCATTATCCACCAATAGAACAGCAGGAGATAATCATTGTTAAAGCACCGTCTAGTTATGCAGGGATGATAGGTGGCGTTGTTGCAGCTGTTCTAATACTGCTAttggttgttgttgttataGTTATAGTTTGGAG ACGCGGCGGGTTCAAAACTAGAGAAACGTCGAACAATGCAGAAGTATCCATGGACTATATTACACCTTCCGATAAAGGTGTTGATAAACCTTTGGCAAGATTGAAGGGTATCCCAAGACAAGAACATACAGCATATGTAAATTCCGCATTTTCAAGAG AAAGCACCGCGTATTCCAATATCTATGATGACCCGAATGCAGTATATGATACGCAAGATGGCGAGGAACATCACTACGAAATCGCTTCTGAAGGCGCTACTTTGATTTGTGACCTGTTGGAAGACACTTTGAAGAAGACAGCTGATGATTGGAAGAATATGAATGAAGAATTTAAG AGTGTTCTCAAATCGAGACAAGGGATGAGCACCTGCGCAGAGAAGGTAGAAAACCTTGAGAAGAACAGGTTTCCAAACATATTAGCTT ATGATTCTAATAGAGTTGTTCTGGAACAAATCGGCGAAGATCCAACATCAGATTACATCAACGCCAATTACATTCGG GGATTAACTGGTCATATGATCTACATAGCTTGCCAGG CTCCATTGCcatctatattcaataaccattGGCGGATGATTTGGAAAGAGAAATGTGCGGCTATTGTTGTACTCACCGATCTGACTGAAGGACAAGACAAAGATAAGAAG GTGAAGTGTCATCTATATTGGCCAACAAAACTGAACACAAAAGGTCGATATGGAGATATTACAGTGACAGTTACAAAGAAAACTGAAGAACACACCGAGCCTCCGGCAGTGGTACATTTCCTGTCGATTACAAAG CGTGGCCACAAACAAGCACATAATCTATTAGTGTTTCACTATCGAGGATGGCCGGATCATGGTGTACCGTTCCCGGCTTCATCGGTGGTTCGTATGCAACAGTTCATCCAACAGCGTCTTACCGACCCGGATCAGAGACTTGTGCTGATTCATGGCAG TGCTGGTGCTGGAAGGACAGGTTGTTATATCGCAACGGAACAGCTTCTTGAAAAAGCTAAGAAAGATGGACTCATTAACGTATTCGACATGCTTAGGAAATTACGACAACAAAGACCAGAAATGATCCAAAATATG AAGCAGTACATTCTCGTGCACCAGATCCTACTGGAGGAACTGGTACTGGGACCGGTGGCATACCCGACCACGACTCTCAGAGAATCATACGAGGAAAGAAAGGCAACGCGTCCTGTATCTAAAAACGTGTCTGATAAAATAGAGGAGCAATTTCTA GTGTTGAAGGCATCGACTCCGATTCAAAACAAGGAATCACTAGCAGTGGCCAAACTACTCAACAATGTTAACAAGTCCCGATACAAAGACATCCTTCCCGAGGCACAGTATCAACCGCAACTCTCACATAAAGGGTTCATTAATGCTTCATTTGTGCAC ACGATCACAGATGACAACGTGTATATAGCTACACAAAGTCCAACGCCAGACACAATAACTGATTTCTGGCAAATGATTTTCGACTATAACTGTGAACTTATCGTAATGATGCATCAAGAATATCCACAAGATCCG ACATACGCAAATTATTGTCCTGCAGCTGGAAGTATCAAATTCAGTCCATTTACAGTCACTGTGGAGGAGCTTTCATTGCCTTGTAAAAACATCATTCGTCGGGATTTGATCCTCCAAAAACAGAAT GAATCGCGTCGGATTCGTCAGATCCAGTTTTTAGGATGGTCTGAGGATGAGTCAGTTCCTGATGTACAGGATCTGTTTGAGTTTGTGAAGCTGGTTACAAGTGAACACGTCACCAGTCCTATTGTTGTACATTGCAT GGACAGCACAACGAGAACGGGGCTATTTTGTGCGGCATTCGAGCTGATCACCAAGGCGCCATCTAGCGAACAAATCGACATCTATCACTGCATACAAAAATTACGAATGACACGACCTCAAttcattccaaatttg GAACAATACAAGTTACTGCATGAACTGCTGATAGTCTGTTTGCAAGGATTCGTCACTTATGTGAACCTTAGTTAG